A single genomic interval of Corvus cornix cornix isolate S_Up_H32 chromosome 1, ASM73873v5, whole genome shotgun sequence harbors:
- the VAMP1 gene encoding vesicle-associated membrane protein 1 isoform X1, with protein MSDPAQQPAPGAPEGGAPEGGAPEGAAPGGGPPGAPTNLSSSRRLQQTQAQVQEVVDIMCVNVDKVLERDEMLSELDNRADALQAGASIFESSAAKLKRKYWWKNCKMMIMMGVIGAIVVVVIASPGWSLMEVNLWLCEQFLCSSPSKVTRAVSCLNVLSDMG; from the exons AT GTCTGacccagctcagcagcctgCTCCCGGGGCTCCCGAAGGAGGGGCTCCCGAAGGAGGAGCTCCCGAAGGGGCAGCCCCCGGTGGGGGTCCCCCCGGGGCTCCCACCAATCTGAGCAGCAGTCGCCGCCTGCAGCAGACGCAGGCCCAGGTGCAGGAG GTGGTTGATATAATGTGTGTAAATGTAGACAAGGTGCTGGAACGAGATGAGATGCTGTCAGAGCTGGATAACCGGGCAGATGCACTTCAGGCTGGTGCCTCAATATTTGAAAGTAGtgcagcaaaactgaaaaggaagTACTGGTGGAAGAACTGCAAG ATGATGATCATGATGGGAGTGATTGGTGCCATTGTGGTGGTGGTGATTGCAA GTCCAGGGTGGTCTCTGATGGAAGTAAACTTGTGGCTTTGTGAGCAATTCCTTTGTTCTTCTCCATCAAAAGTAACAAGAGCTGTGAGTTGTTTGAATGTGTTGTCAGACATGGGTTAA
- the VAMP1 gene encoding vesicle-associated membrane protein 1 isoform X3 — MSDPAQQPAPGAPEGGAPEGGAPEGAAPGGGPPGAPTNLSSSRRLQQTQAQVQEVVDIMCVNVDKVLERDEMLSELDNRADALQAGASIFESSAAKLKRKYWWKNCKMMIMMGVIGAIVVVVIAIYFFT, encoded by the exons AT GTCTGacccagctcagcagcctgCTCCCGGGGCTCCCGAAGGAGGGGCTCCCGAAGGAGGAGCTCCCGAAGGGGCAGCCCCCGGTGGGGGTCCCCCCGGGGCTCCCACCAATCTGAGCAGCAGTCGCCGCCTGCAGCAGACGCAGGCCCAGGTGCAGGAG GTGGTTGATATAATGTGTGTAAATGTAGACAAGGTGCTGGAACGAGATGAGATGCTGTCAGAGCTGGATAACCGGGCAGATGCACTTCAGGCTGGTGCCTCAATATTTGAAAGTAGtgcagcaaaactgaaaaggaagTACTGGTGGAAGAACTGCAAG ATGATGATCATGATGGGAGTGATTGGTGCCATTGTGGTGGTGGTGATTGCAA TCTacttttttacttaa
- the MRPL51 gene encoding 39S ribosomal protein L51, mitochondrial translates to MAAAAATLLLRAAGRALLGRAAPLPRAERGISDCGGARWAPVRPGLPVPLSSPLAGLTRPIRIKEPPKRKPVDRWTKKRALFGVYDNVGILGGFQIHPKNLIMGPTWLRGWRGNELQRCLRKKQMVGDRMFAEDYHKLNKRIRYLYRRFNRTGKHR, encoded by the exons atggcggcggcagcggcaACGCTGCTGCTGCGGGCGGCGGGCCGAGCCTTGCTGGGCCGTGCCGCTCCCCTGCCCCGCGCCGAGCGGGGCATTAGCGACTGCGGCGGGGCGCGCTGGGCGCCTGTGCGGCCCGGCCTCCCCGTGCCGCTCTCCTCGCCCTTGGCAGGGCTCACCCGGCCCATCCGCATCAAGGAACCGCCCAAGCGCAAGCCGGTGGATCGGTGGACGAAGAAGCGGGCCTTATTCGGGGTGTATGATAACGTGGGGATCCTCG GCGGCTTCCAGATCCACCCGAAGAATCTCATCATGGGGCCCACTTGGCTGCGGGGCTGGCGGGGGAACGAGCTGCAGAGGTGCCTCCGCAAGAAGCAGATGGTGGGCGATCGGATGTTTGCAGAGGACTATCACAAACTGAACAAGAGGATCCGGTACTTGTACAGGCGCTTCAATCGCACCGGAAAGCACCGCTAG